In Devosia litorisediminis, one genomic interval encodes:
- a CDS encoding YbjN domain-containing protein, producing MPSFATSILRSLGAKVSAYGRKLRHRSGVWQTGKVILLASLAVVLAAFLLWPKAQAREASNVDTIMQIAQVFGTARLDRDSNSSPRISAELDGFAYTITFFDCGPSDTCSSAQFVTHFDVMADQAKLDQWNGQTAGPRAYFDAMGGTSLAQTTQLDDAPGPAIVMGMIGNWGNAVFDFAVLIDP from the coding sequence GTGCCTAGTTTTGCGACCAGTATTTTGAGGAGCTTGGGAGCCAAGGTGTCCGCGTACGGTCGCAAACTGCGTCATAGGTCCGGTGTATGGCAAACGGGTAAGGTGATCCTTCTTGCGAGCCTGGCCGTGGTGCTGGCCGCTTTCCTGCTCTGGCCCAAAGCGCAAGCGCGTGAAGCGAGCAATGTTGATACCATCATGCAGATTGCTCAGGTATTTGGCACCGCTCGGCTGGACCGTGACAGCAACAGTTCTCCACGCATCAGCGCTGAGCTGGATGGCTTCGCCTACACCATAACCTTTTTCGACTGTGGGCCATCAGACACCTGCAGCAGTGCGCAGTTTGTGACCCATTTCGACGTGATGGCTGACCAGGCCAAACTCGATCAATGGAATGGCCAGACTGCCGGGCCGCGTGCGTATTTTGATGCTATGGGCGGCACCAGCCTGGCCCAGACCACGCAACTGGATGATGCCCCTGGACCGGCCATTGTCATGGGGATGATCGGCAACTGGGGCAATGCAGTATTCGATTTCGCTGTGCTCATCGACCCATAG
- a CDS encoding Gfo/Idh/MocA family protein, giving the protein MTKLRWGILAAGNIARRFVSDLQLSGRAVSAIGSRSAERAAAFAAEFGLPRAHGSYEALAKDPTVDAIYIATANPSHIIAAEIAINAGKHVLIEKPLTLNAAEAQRLLELGEAHDVIVLEAMWTRFLPHMIRLREILADGVIGEVRTMLATHTQSLTADPAHRLNALELGGGALLDLGVYPVSFAFDILGEPQTIQATGHLRPTGADAEVTGILRYANGATMSFIAASDASGPNRAEICATRGYIEIDRTWYMPTTFRVYDTNSQLIEEYTSNVQGRGMQFQAAELERLVADGERSSPIMPIAQSVAIMAALDNIRAQIGVIYPE; this is encoded by the coding sequence ATGACCAAATTACGCTGGGGCATTCTGGCGGCGGGCAATATTGCACGGCGCTTCGTATCTGACCTGCAACTGTCGGGACGCGCGGTGAGTGCCATAGGCTCCCGATCAGCCGAACGGGCAGCAGCATTCGCCGCCGAATTCGGACTGCCGCGCGCTCATGGCAGTTATGAGGCTTTGGCGAAGGACCCTACAGTCGATGCAATTTATATCGCGACCGCGAACCCGAGTCACATAATCGCCGCTGAGATTGCTATCAACGCCGGCAAGCACGTCCTGATCGAAAAGCCGCTCACCCTCAATGCTGCCGAAGCGCAACGGTTGCTTGAACTTGGAGAGGCTCACGACGTCATCGTTCTGGAAGCTATGTGGACCCGATTTTTGCCGCACATGATCCGACTGCGTGAAATACTGGCGGACGGCGTTATTGGCGAGGTCCGCACCATGCTGGCCACTCATACACAGAGCCTGACAGCGGATCCTGCCCATCGACTGAATGCGCTGGAACTGGGCGGCGGCGCACTGCTTGATCTGGGCGTGTATCCTGTGTCTTTCGCCTTCGACATTCTTGGCGAGCCTCAGACGATCCAGGCCACAGGACACCTGCGGCCTACTGGTGCCGACGCCGAGGTCACCGGTATCCTGCGCTATGCCAACGGCGCCACCATGAGCTTCATTGCTGCCAGCGATGCCTCAGGCCCCAATCGCGCCGAGATTTGCGCAACCCGAGGCTATATCGAAATCGATCGCACCTGGTACATGCCGACCACGTTTCGGGTTTACGATACCAACAGTCAGCTGATCGAGGAATACACCTCCAACGTACAGGGCCGTGGCATGCAGTTCCAGGCTGCCGAACTGGAACGTCTGGTGGCGGACGGCGAACGGTCAAGCCCGATAATGCCGATCGCCCAGAGCGTCGCCATCATGGCTGCGCTTGACAACATTCGAGCGCAAATAGGGGTTATCTATCCCGAATAG
- a CDS encoding MFS transporter, with amino-acid sequence MSTAANKATRPSYVIIFMVSGAHLINDLLQFLLPALYPLLKANYDLDYFQLGLLTLAQQITASLLQPAMGLYGDVKPKPYLLAVSLVIVAAGIVLLATASSFQLLLVAAAVMGVGSALFHPEASRIARLASGGRLGFAQSSFQVGGNTGTALGPLAAALIVLPLGQISTVWFGLLAVVGAIVLTHVARWYANHQISIKKSGATMPARSPVAQRQLVIAFAVIGALLLSKYVYIETFKTYYAFFLIEKFALPVREAQGYLFAFLAAIAVGTFFGGPIGDRVGRIKVIWGSILGALPFALLLPHMNLFGTAVMSIMVGLILSSAFSAIVVYAQELLPRKVGMVAGFVFGFAFGIGALGAALLGAVADQIGIEYVFNACPLLLLLGFLTILLPNIETVAPTRKLGKITESRQPG; translated from the coding sequence ATGTCCACCGCTGCCAACAAAGCCACCCGCCCTTCCTACGTGATCATCTTCATGGTTAGCGGCGCGCACCTGATCAATGATCTACTGCAATTCTTGCTGCCTGCGCTCTATCCACTCCTCAAGGCCAACTACGATCTGGACTATTTCCAGCTCGGTCTGCTGACGCTGGCGCAACAGATCACGGCCAGCCTGCTGCAACCGGCGATGGGGTTATATGGCGACGTAAAGCCAAAGCCATATCTGCTTGCAGTGTCGCTGGTGATCGTTGCAGCGGGTATCGTGCTGCTGGCGACGGCGAGCTCGTTCCAGCTTTTGCTGGTCGCGGCAGCAGTGATGGGTGTCGGCTCGGCGCTGTTTCACCCCGAGGCATCCCGCATTGCGCGGCTGGCCTCGGGTGGACGACTGGGCTTTGCCCAGTCCAGCTTCCAGGTTGGCGGCAATACCGGCACTGCCCTTGGCCCACTGGCCGCGGCGTTGATCGTTCTGCCTCTCGGGCAGATCAGCACGGTATGGTTCGGTTTGCTCGCTGTGGTCGGCGCTATCGTGCTGACGCATGTAGCGCGGTGGTATGCCAATCACCAGATTTCAATCAAGAAGTCTGGCGCCACAATGCCAGCACGATCCCCCGTCGCACAGCGTCAATTGGTCATCGCCTTCGCCGTCATCGGGGCCCTGTTGCTGAGCAAGTATGTTTACATTGAGACCTTCAAGACCTATTACGCCTTCTTCTTGATCGAGAAGTTTGCCCTCCCGGTTCGTGAGGCCCAGGGCTACCTGTTCGCATTCCTCGCAGCCATCGCGGTGGGGACATTCTTCGGCGGCCCGATTGGCGACAGAGTTGGCCGCATCAAGGTGATTTGGGGCTCGATCCTTGGTGCCCTCCCCTTTGCGCTTCTGCTGCCGCACATGAACCTGTTTGGGACCGCAGTGATGAGCATCATGGTGGGGTTGATCCTGTCTTCCGCATTCTCTGCCATTGTGGTCTATGCCCAGGAACTGCTGCCCCGCAAAGTGGGGATGGTGGCCGGATTTGTGTTCGGCTTTGCGTTTGGCATTGGCGCATTGGGTGCAGCGCTGCTGGGAGCAGTTGCCGACCAGATCGGCATTGAATACGTCTTCAATGCCTGCCCATTGCTGCTGCTACTCGGCTTCCTGACCATTCTGCTGCCCAATATCGAAACTGTAGCGCCCACGCGAAAACTGGGGAAGATAACTGAATCGCGACAGCCCGGATAA
- a CDS encoding class II fructose-bisphosphate aldolase — MSLVTLSDVLLPARDKGYALAGVVVLGWEDARAYVRAAEAENLPVILQAGPGCRAHTPLPVLAAMFKALAEVASVSVVAHLDHGTALDECQAAIACGFTSVMFDGSRLPLKQNIAETRAVAEMAHAAGVSCEGEIGFVGYASGEASARTSAADAARFASQTGVDAMAVSVGNVHLQTEQAATIDVDAVRAIQAATNVPLVIHGGSGVPGQMRQFLAHNTNVCKFNIGTELRMLFGAALRQSLTAAPEQFDRIALLKAVEAPITEATRPILREIGPA, encoded by the coding sequence ATGAGCCTTGTCACCCTCAGTGATGTCCTGCTGCCCGCACGCGACAAGGGGTACGCCCTGGCAGGTGTTGTGGTGCTGGGATGGGAAGATGCCCGCGCCTATGTCCGTGCCGCTGAAGCGGAAAACCTGCCTGTGATCCTGCAGGCTGGTCCGGGTTGCCGGGCGCACACGCCCCTGCCCGTGCTGGCGGCGATGTTCAAGGCGCTGGCAGAGGTCGCCAGCGTGTCGGTTGTCGCCCATCTTGATCACGGCACCGCACTCGATGAATGCCAGGCCGCCATCGCCTGCGGCTTTACCTCGGTGATGTTTGACGGATCGCGACTTCCGCTGAAACAGAACATCGCCGAGACCCGTGCCGTTGCTGAAATGGCCCATGCCGCCGGTGTCTCATGCGAAGGTGAAATCGGCTTTGTCGGCTATGCCTCAGGTGAGGCTTCGGCCCGCACCAGCGCCGCCGACGCCGCCCGTTTCGCCAGCCAGACCGGCGTGGACGCAATGGCGGTCTCCGTGGGCAATGTGCACCTGCAGACCGAACAGGCCGCAACAATCGACGTGGACGCGGTCCGCGCCATTCAAGCGGCCACTAACGTGCCCCTGGTCATCCACGGTGGCTCCGGTGTGCCCGGCCAGATGCGTCAGTTCCTCGCCCACAACACCAATGTCTGCAAGTTCAATATCGGCACGGAGCTGCGCATGTTGTTCGGCGCCGCTTTGCGTCAGTCCTTGACCGCAGCCCCGGAGCAGTTCGACCGCATCGCCCTGCTCAAAGCCGTCGAGGCCCCCATAACCGAAGCAACGCGCCCCATCCTGCGCGAGATTGGCCCCGCCTGA
- a CDS encoding 5-deoxy-glucuronate isomerase, whose amino-acid sequence MHIAPYDNQNKPIVDIDDACVPLTYFNIVKLVRGQAFEYVVPGYETCIVPATGMVDVSVEGMQFDAIGGRGVDVWDGEPEGVYVPSHTRATLVCTSETAEVFIAGARFDEVLTPFAVRSDEIDFVQYGSDETKTHRKIKHILGQRYHDRVGRLLVSELYTVGQGGWSGFPSHKHDTDRLPLETRHDETYNFRFRPNTGSGVQMLQREDNKPGDAYHIVDGSTICLDKGYHPCAVLPGYEMYYFTILGGLSQRSLVQYFQPTHAAQIETIPGIKDMIAKFK is encoded by the coding sequence ATGCACATTGCCCCCTATGACAATCAGAACAAACCCATTGTCGACATTGATGATGCCTGCGTTCCACTGACCTATTTCAACATCGTCAAGCTGGTCCGCGGTCAGGCCTTCGAATATGTCGTGCCGGGCTATGAAACCTGCATCGTGCCCGCCACCGGCATGGTCGATGTCAGCGTTGAAGGCATGCAGTTCGACGCCATTGGCGGTCGGGGGGTGGATGTGTGGGATGGTGAGCCCGAGGGCGTCTATGTGCCTTCACACACCCGCGCCACGCTGGTCTGCACTTCTGAAACCGCCGAAGTCTTCATCGCCGGGGCGCGCTTTGACGAGGTGCTCACCCCCTTTGCCGTGCGCAGCGACGAGATTGACTTTGTCCAATATGGCTCGGACGAAACCAAGACCCACCGCAAGATCAAGCACATCCTTGGCCAGCGCTACCATGATCGGGTTGGCCGGCTTCTGGTCAGCGAGCTCTACACCGTTGGTCAGGGCGGCTGGTCCGGCTTCCCCTCGCACAAGCACGATACCGACCGGCTGCCGCTCGAAACGCGACACGACGAAACCTATAATTTCCGCTTCCGCCCCAATACCGGCTCTGGCGTGCAGATGCTGCAGCGCGAGGACAACAAGCCCGGCGACGCCTATCACATCGTTGATGGTTCAACGATCTGCCTCGACAAGGGCTACCATCCCTGCGCGGTGCTGCCGGGTTATGAAATGTACTACTTCACCATTCTGGGCGGGCTGAGCCAGCGCTCGCTGGTGCAGTATTTCCAACCCACCCATGCCGCCCAGATCGAGACCATCCCCGGCATCAAAGACATGATCGCCAAATTCAAATGA
- the iolC gene encoding 5-dehydro-2-deoxygluconokinase — protein MTSPLNSTHQKFLVLGRAGMDLYPDPPGIRTQDATQMTVSLGGSAANIAVALTRHGLQAALLTRVSDDAIGRFCINQLAHYGIDAQHVTPVGGEARNSLAVVESRIEDHQSVIYRNGAADFELTLTDVEQVDFDSFDAFASAGTALASEPSRSATFAAMERARAAGMPVIFDVDYRPYSWPSAAVAADVYSRASALCDIIVGNDDEFGFMAGGKHKGLAFARQLAQRQGRIVVYKMGEFGAITITPNGETRTGIFHVTALKPTGAGDAFMGGFLAGLTRDWPLHQAVLYGSAAAAIVVSKIGCAPAMPTSAELDDFMASHPGPTQIE, from the coding sequence AATGGACCTTTATCCCGATCCTCCCGGCATCCGCACCCAAGACGCAACCCAGATGACTGTTAGCCTCGGTGGATCGGCGGCCAATATCGCCGTGGCGCTGACCCGTCACGGCTTGCAGGCCGCGCTGCTGACCCGCGTTTCCGACGATGCCATTGGCCGGTTTTGCATCAATCAGTTAGCCCACTATGGTATCGACGCCCAACACGTGACCCCTGTCGGCGGCGAAGCCCGCAACTCACTGGCTGTGGTGGAAAGCCGGATCGAGGACCACCAGTCAGTGATTTATCGCAATGGTGCTGCCGACTTCGAACTCACTCTGACCGATGTCGAGCAAGTCGATTTCGACAGCTTTGATGCCTTTGCTTCCGCCGGCACGGCCCTGGCAAGCGAGCCATCGCGTAGCGCGACCTTCGCCGCCATGGAACGCGCCCGCGCTGCCGGGATGCCCGTCATTTTCGACGTCGATTACCGCCCCTATTCCTGGCCTTCCGCTGCGGTGGCAGCCGACGTCTATTCGCGCGCCAGCGCCCTGTGCGACATCATTGTGGGCAATGACGACGAGTTCGGCTTCATGGCTGGCGGCAAGCACAAGGGGCTGGCATTTGCCCGCCAACTGGCCCAGCGCCAGGGCCGCATCGTCGTCTACAAGATGGGCGAATTTGGCGCGATCACCATCACCCCCAATGGCGAAACCCGAACCGGCATTTTCCACGTCACCGCGCTTAAACCAACCGGCGCTGGCGATGCCTTCATGGGTGGCTTTTTAGCCGGTCTGACGCGCGACTGGCCGCTTCATCAGGCCGTGCTCTATGGCTCGGCAGCCGCCGCTATTGTCGTCTCCAAGATAGGGTGTGCCCCGGCCATGCCGACAAGCGCAGAACTGGATGATTTCATGGCCAGCCATCCTGGCCCAACCCAAATAGAGTAG